In Stigmatopora nigra isolate UIUO_SnigA chromosome 2, RoL_Snig_1.1, whole genome shotgun sequence, a single window of DNA contains:
- the nutf2 gene encoding nuclear transport factor 2, whose translation MQDPPLWEQIGTGFVRHYYQLFQSDRAKLADLYIAESLLTWEGEKIFGKDAITKKLLNLGIKKIGHTITAHDHQPTTDSCILSMVVGQLKADNDQIMGFHQIFLLKEINSAWVCTNEMFRLALHNFA comes from the exons ATGCAGGATCCGCCTTTGTGGGAGCAGATAGGCACTGGCTTCGTGCGGCACTACTACCAGTTATTTCAAAGTGACAGAGCAAAACTTGCTGACCTGTAT ATTGCAGAGTCATTACTAACCtgggaaggggaaaaaatcttCGGAAAGGATGCCATTACCAAGAAACTCCTT AATCTGGGCATCAAAAAAATAGGTCATACTATTACAGCGCATGACCATCAGCCAACCACAGACAGCTGCATCTTGAGTATGGTGGTAGGACAACTAAAA GCTGACAATGATCAAATCATGGGTTTTCATCAGATTTTCCTCCTGAAGGAAATCAATTCTGCATGGGTGTGCACCAATGAAATGTTCAGGCTTGCTCTTCACAACTTTGCCTGA